In Archangium violaceum, the following are encoded in one genomic region:
- a CDS encoding SWIM zinc finger family protein has product MSTATHHAVELRYATASDVDAGANTSRVLLALEGSRGTVGVRGRVREPALFRDALAATLGILASDLRYRGKDRTAYLAYLMKQGKRATAQIWEAQKAFLEQSLEGEKQADAVLDPVLTVDPDQVSLEVFSRDESAYARLSFDNSLFEGREAAHGSTFLDVPGDLLAKVDRLRTYVPVSLEAHVALPARTAEARAARNVEVPHAWLRGFLQVQSAATLPASTCSLAAIDLYNLLFALRTRKAKKAPRALRFELVPGAQPRLVLEPWELVLECHGPKYQGSAPAVVRTFGRQRLAALARLLPHAQGVRVQMLGPGLPVFWVIDLGPATLTLALTGWTESGWSSAAAFDALMPRAVPDGLAEKLRNRLRKEGPLTFEALSSGTDAPKDAVRGALQLECLRGRVLYDIAKGTYRPRELLSTPVDEAVIRYGNEREERAHRLLGDGGAGAGEVKLTKIHEVVGVGTRLSGEVVDREAVRSFFPGFLLDLEGRVREASCGCPHYRRSGLREGPCEHMIALRLAYARQRAQEEALRQTPKGRALIRAETRAYVRRDDSGQEQVYRVSLDGKLVSVEWGPRLGEQRHQRLWFDTDGEARTAYFARLESLAAEGFIDSAGGGV; this is encoded by the coding sequence GTGAGCACCGCCACCCACCACGCCGTCGAGCTGCGTTACGCCACCGCGAGTGACGTGGACGCTGGCGCCAACACCTCGCGCGTCCTGCTGGCCCTGGAGGGTTCCCGGGGCACCGTGGGCGTGCGCGGCCGGGTGCGCGAGCCCGCCCTCTTCCGCGACGCGCTCGCCGCCACCCTCGGCATCCTCGCCAGCGACTTGCGCTACCGCGGCAAGGACCGCACCGCGTACCTCGCGTACCTGATGAAGCAGGGCAAGCGCGCCACCGCCCAAATCTGGGAGGCGCAGAAGGCCTTCCTGGAGCAGTCCCTGGAGGGCGAGAAGCAGGCGGACGCGGTGTTGGACCCCGTGCTCACCGTCGACCCCGACCAGGTGTCGCTGGAGGTGTTCTCCCGCGACGAGAGCGCCTACGCACGCCTGTCCTTCGACAACTCCCTCTTCGAGGGCCGCGAGGCCGCGCACGGCTCCACCTTCCTGGACGTCCCGGGAGACCTGCTGGCCAAGGTGGACCGGCTGCGCACCTACGTGCCGGTGTCGCTGGAGGCGCACGTGGCGCTGCCCGCGCGCACCGCCGAGGCTCGCGCCGCGCGCAACGTGGAGGTGCCCCACGCCTGGCTGCGCGGCTTCCTCCAGGTGCAGTCCGCCGCCACCCTGCCCGCGAGCACCTGCTCCCTGGCGGCCATTGATTTGTACAACCTGCTCTTCGCGCTGCGCACCCGGAAGGCGAAGAAGGCTCCGCGCGCGCTGCGCTTCGAGCTCGTCCCCGGCGCGCAGCCGAGGCTGGTGTTGGAGCCGTGGGAGCTGGTGCTGGAGTGCCACGGGCCGAAGTACCAGGGCAGCGCGCCCGCGGTGGTGCGCACCTTCGGGCGGCAGCGGCTGGCGGCCCTCGCGCGCCTGTTGCCCCATGCGCAGGGCGTGCGCGTGCAGATGCTCGGGCCGGGCCTGCCGGTGTTCTGGGTCATCGACCTCGGCCCGGCGACGCTGACGCTGGCCCTCACTGGCTGGACGGAGAGCGGCTGGTCCAGCGCGGCGGCCTTCGATGCGCTCATGCCGCGCGCGGTGCCGGACGGGCTCGCGGAGAAGCTGCGCAACCGGCTGCGCAAGGAGGGCCCGCTCACCTTCGAGGCCCTGTCCTCGGGCACGGACGCGCCGAAGGACGCGGTGCGCGGGGCGTTGCAGCTCGAGTGCCTGCGCGGGCGTGTCCTCTATGACATCGCGAAGGGGACGTACCGGCCCCGCGAGCTGCTCTCCACGCCGGTGGACGAGGCCGTCATCCGCTACGGCAACGAGCGCGAGGAGCGGGCGCACCGGCTGCTGGGCGACGGTGGCGCGGGAGCGGGCGAGGTGAAGCTCACCAAGATTCACGAGGTGGTGGGCGTGGGCACGCGGCTCTCCGGAGAGGTGGTGGACCGCGAGGCGGTGCGCAGCTTCTTCCCGGGCTTCCTCCTGGACCTGGAGGGCCGGGTGCGCGAGGCGAGCTGCGGGTGTCCGCACTACCGGCGCTCGGGGCTGCGCGAGGGCCCGTGCGAGCACATGATTGCCTTGAGGCTCGCGTACGCGAGGCAGCGCGCGCAGGAGGAGGCACTGCGGCAGACGCCGAAGGGCCGGGCGCTCATCCGCGCGGAGACGCGTGCGTACGTGCGGCGCGACGACTCGGGCCAGGAGCAGGTGTACCGGGTGTCCCTCGACGGCAAGCTGGTGTCGGTGGAGTGGGGCCCGCGCCTGGGCGAGCAGCGCCACCAGCGGCTGTGGTTCGACACGGATGGAGAGGCGCGCACGGCGTATTTCGCGCGCCTGGAGTCACTCGCGGCCGAAGGCTTCATCGACTCGGCGGGCGGAGGGGTGTAG